The Spirosoma radiotolerans genome has a window encoding:
- a CDS encoding PAS domain-containing sensor histidine kinase, whose protein sequence is MSNDSFEAVFSHATLAILVSDEQGRIISANRSARTLFGYDTDMTELRIEALVPDSVVNRHERLRASFNANPQVRAMGHGRDLYAKRSDGSVFPAEISLSYYRQNDALFAVAYIIDITFKKEAERTLLEQKDRIEQLNAQLEQKVADRTHALMATLHQLEQSKDELARALAAERELGELKSRFVSMASHEFRTPLSAVLTSASLIEKYPGGDQQDKRLRHIQRIKSSVNHLNDILEEFLSVGRLEEGRVEANWSSVSVPVLVSEVVADLQGLLKAGQVIQTAFNGAETVQSDPSLLRKILVNLLSNAIKYSGENQSVWLKADSLDSALKITIRDEGIGISSDDQKHLFERFFRAKNVTNFAGTGLGLHIVAKYLELLGGTIDLTSQLGQGTTITLTLPYENNSAH, encoded by the coding sequence ATGTCCAACGACTCGTTCGAGGCCGTTTTTTCCCATGCTACGCTAGCTATCCTCGTTTCGGATGAGCAGGGGCGCATTATTTCTGCTAACCGCTCTGCCCGGACACTATTTGGTTACGACACGGACATGACCGAACTACGTATTGAAGCGCTTGTTCCCGACTCGGTAGTCAACCGCCACGAGCGACTAAGGGCTTCATTCAACGCTAATCCGCAGGTGCGGGCCATGGGGCACGGCCGCGATCTGTACGCCAAACGAAGCGACGGGTCGGTGTTTCCGGCCGAAATCAGCCTGAGTTATTATCGCCAGAACGATGCGCTGTTCGCCGTTGCCTACATCATCGACATCACGTTCAAAAAAGAAGCCGAGCGGACGCTGCTGGAGCAGAAAGACCGCATCGAGCAGCTTAACGCGCAACTGGAGCAGAAGGTCGCCGACCGCACGCACGCGCTCATGGCAACGCTCCACCAGCTTGAGCAGTCGAAAGATGAACTGGCCAGGGCATTGGCCGCCGAACGTGAGTTGGGCGAACTTAAATCCCGCTTCGTTTCCATGGCTTCTCATGAGTTCAGAACGCCCTTAAGCGCCGTACTAACCTCAGCCTCGCTCATCGAAAAATACCCTGGTGGCGATCAGCAGGACAAGCGGCTGCGCCATATCCAGCGCATCAAATCCTCCGTTAACCACCTGAATGACATTCTCGAAGAATTTCTGTCGGTTGGGCGGCTCGAAGAAGGGCGTGTGGAAGCCAACTGGTCGTCCGTAAGCGTACCTGTGCTGGTCAGTGAAGTAGTGGCCGATTTACAGGGTTTGTTAAAAGCGGGGCAGGTCATTCAAACGGCGTTCAACGGTGCAGAGACGGTGCAATCCGACCCTTCGCTGCTGCGTAAGATTTTAGTGAACCTGTTATCCAACGCCATCAAATATTCGGGCGAAAACCAGTCCGTCTGGCTGAAAGCGGATAGCCTGGACAGCGCCCTGAAAATAACCATCCGCGACGAAGGGATCGGCATTTCGTCCGACGACCAGAAACACCTCTTCGAACGGTTTTTCCGGGCGAAAAACGTTACCAATTTTGCCGGTACAGGCCTTGGGCTGCACATCGTTGCCAAATACCTCGAATTGCTGGGTGGCACCATCGACCTGACCAGCCAGTTGGGCCAAGGCACCACCATTACGCTGACATTACCTTATGAAAACAATTCTGCTCATTGA
- a CDS encoding response regulator — MKTILLIEDNADIRENTAEILELAGYRVLTAENGKMGVEQALANRPDLIICDIMMPVLDGYGVLHIVNSNPGLSGIPFIFLTAKSERVDFRKGMELGADDYLTKPFDDTELLSAVEGRLNRFRNVGPTAADPTSRVQPNELNHFLDSAQSAGGLQALSVDRKAHRVLKKQFIYTEGDEPTRLYFLKSGRVKTMRINTDGKELVTGLHGPGEFFGYLALIDNTPYTDSAVTLDESELIYIPQSDFQQLLMAQPGVSRQFVRLLAGRVDEIEKQLLGMAYGSLRRRVADALLRLHEQLAGGPIQLSRDDLAAVVGTATESLIRTLGEFKQDGLIDVSNAGIRVLQPDKLRRANW; from the coding sequence ATGAAAACAATTCTGCTCATTGAAGACAACGCCGATATTCGTGAGAATACGGCAGAGATACTGGAACTGGCCGGTTACCGGGTTCTGACGGCCGAAAATGGTAAGATGGGTGTTGAGCAAGCCTTAGCCAATCGCCCTGATCTGATCATTTGCGACATCATGATGCCGGTTCTGGATGGCTATGGCGTTTTGCACATCGTGAACAGCAATCCGGGTCTGAGCGGCATTCCGTTTATCTTCCTGACAGCCAAATCCGAACGGGTCGACTTTCGCAAAGGCATGGAGCTCGGCGCTGACGATTACCTGACCAAGCCCTTCGATGATACGGAGTTGCTGAGTGCCGTAGAAGGACGGCTAAACCGCTTCCGGAACGTCGGGCCAACGGCAGCCGATCCGACCAGTCGGGTGCAGCCAAATGAACTGAACCATTTTTTAGACAGTGCCCAGTCAGCGGGCGGCCTACAGGCGTTATCAGTTGACCGCAAGGCGCACCGCGTTCTCAAAAAGCAGTTTATTTATACCGAAGGCGATGAGCCGACGCGGCTGTATTTTCTTAAAAGCGGACGCGTTAAAACCATGCGCATCAATACCGACGGCAAAGAATTGGTAACCGGTCTGCATGGACCGGGCGAGTTTTTCGGCTACCTGGCTTTGATCGATAATACACCCTATACAGACTCGGCTGTTACGCTGGATGAATCCGAATTGATCTACATTCCTCAGTCCGACTTTCAACAGCTCCTGATGGCGCAACCCGGCGTAAGCCGTCAGTTCGTGCGGTTGCTGGCGGGTCGGGTGGACGAAATCGAAAAGCAGTTGCTGGGAATGGCCTACGGATCGTTGCGCCGTCGGGTGGCGGATGCATTGCTACGGTTGCATGAGCAATTAGCGGGCGGACCTATTCAATTGTCGCGGGATGATCTGGCAGCAGTCGTCGGAACGGCTACCGAATCGCTGATCCGTACACTCGGTGAGTTTAAGCAGGATGGCCTAATCGACGTGAGCAACGCCGGTATTCGGGTGCTTCAGCCGGATAAGCTACGACGGGCCAACTGGTAA
- the ahcY gene encoding adenosylhomocysteinase has translation MQTSTYVPYKVKDIALAEWGRKEIKLAEAEMPGLMALRAEYGPSKPLQGARIAGCLHMTIQTAVLIETLVELGADVTWSSCNIFSTQDHAAAAIAAAGIPVYAWKGMNEEEFNWCIEQTLFFGEDRQPLNMILDDGGDLTNMVFDDYPELIQGIRGLSEETTTGVHRLYERMKNGTLHLPAINVNDSVTKSKFDNKYGCRESLVDAIRRATDLMLAGKVAVVAGYGDVGKGSAESLRGAGCRVLVTEIDPICALQAAMDGFEVLPMDEAVHRAQIFVTATGNVGIIKERHFEAMRDKAIVCNIGHFDNEIDMAWLNGKYGQTKSQIKPQVDMYEINGKEIIILAEGRLVNLGCAMGHPSFVMSCSFSNQTLAQLELWANADKYENKVYVLPKILDEKVASLHLAHVGAKLESLAQDQADYIGVSVQGPFKSEMYRY, from the coding sequence ATGCAAACATCAACCTACGTCCCCTATAAAGTTAAGGACATTGCGCTGGCCGAGTGGGGCCGCAAAGAAATTAAACTGGCTGAAGCCGAAATGCCAGGACTTATGGCCCTTCGTGCCGAATATGGCCCGTCGAAACCCCTGCAGGGCGCACGCATTGCTGGCTGTCTGCACATGACCATTCAAACCGCTGTTCTGATTGAAACACTGGTTGAGTTGGGAGCCGACGTAACGTGGTCGTCCTGTAATATTTTTTCGACACAGGACCATGCGGCTGCGGCTATCGCGGCTGCGGGTATTCCGGTATATGCCTGGAAAGGAATGAATGAAGAAGAATTCAACTGGTGTATCGAGCAAACGCTGTTTTTCGGCGAAGATCGTCAGCCATTGAACATGATTCTTGATGATGGTGGCGACTTAACGAACATGGTTTTCGATGATTATCCTGAGCTGATTCAGGGCATCAGAGGCCTGTCGGAGGAAACAACGACCGGTGTTCACCGCCTGTATGAGCGCATGAAGAACGGCACGTTGCACTTGCCTGCCATCAACGTAAATGATTCGGTAACAAAGTCTAAATTCGATAACAAATACGGTTGCCGCGAATCGCTGGTCGACGCCATCCGTCGGGCTACCGACCTCATGCTGGCGGGCAAAGTAGCGGTTGTGGCTGGCTACGGTGACGTGGGCAAAGGATCTGCCGAATCGCTACGGGGTGCCGGTTGCCGCGTGCTGGTCACCGAAATTGACCCCATTTGTGCGCTCCAGGCAGCTATGGATGGCTTTGAAGTGCTTCCAATGGACGAAGCCGTTCACCGGGCGCAAATTTTTGTAACGGCAACTGGTAACGTAGGCATTATCAAAGAGCGTCACTTCGAAGCCATGCGCGACAAAGCCATTGTCTGCAACATTGGTCACTTCGACAACGAGATTGACATGGCGTGGCTGAACGGGAAATACGGTCAGACGAAGAGCCAGATCAAACCACAAGTGGATATGTACGAAATCAACGGCAAGGAAATTATCATTCTGGCTGAAGGCCGTTTGGTAAACCTGGGCTGTGCTATGGGCCACCCGTCCTTTGTGATGTCGTGTTCGTTCTCGAACCAAACGCTGGCACAACTGGAATTATGGGCTAACGCCGACAAATACGAAAACAAGGTGTATGTGCTACCCAAAATTCTCGATGAGAAAGTAGCCTCGCTTCACCTGGCTCACGTAGGCGCAAAACTGGAATCACTGGCACAAGATCAGGCCGATTACATCGGTGTATCGGTTCAGGGTCCATTCAAATCAGAAATGTATCGGTACTAG
- a CDS encoding 5'-nucleotidase C-terminal domain-containing protein has translation MKKHILILVLAALSACNPSYHLTNRTAERIGVDSVTAQTDSSVANFLKPYRQGLEKTMNEVLARSSGRIEKGQPEAPLNDLLTDALLKQASQRYGKPIDCSHLNFGGIRSNLPEGNITTGSIFEVMPFDNQLIVLTVKGDMLRQMLNHFAKGNKLVVGGLRAKIHDEQVQSVTFTNGRTLQPDETYTVVMSDYVANGGDDAGFLKNPIKSENINYLMRDALIDYFREQGKTGQPINPVSDGRISIE, from the coding sequence ATGAAAAAACACATACTGATACTGGTCCTGGCCGCCCTGTCAGCCTGTAACCCAAGCTATCACCTAACCAACCGAACGGCCGAACGGATTGGCGTGGATTCGGTGACGGCTCAGACCGACAGCAGCGTTGCCAATTTCCTGAAGCCTTATCGGCAGGGCCTCGAAAAGACCATGAACGAGGTATTGGCGCGCTCAAGCGGACGCATTGAAAAAGGCCAGCCAGAAGCCCCACTCAACGATTTGTTGACCGATGCGCTACTCAAACAGGCTAGCCAGCGGTATGGTAAACCCATCGATTGCTCGCACCTCAACTTTGGCGGTATTCGTAGTAATCTGCCGGAGGGCAACATTACAACCGGCTCAATTTTCGAGGTGATGCCATTCGATAATCAGTTGATCGTGTTGACCGTTAAAGGCGATATGCTCCGGCAAATGCTGAATCATTTTGCCAAAGGAAATAAATTGGTGGTGGGTGGTCTACGGGCTAAAATTCACGATGAACAGGTACAATCTGTTACGTTTACGAATGGGCGAACGCTCCAGCCCGATGAGACGTATACCGTTGTCATGAGCGATTACGTGGCCAATGGGGGCGATGACGCCGGCTTTTTGAAGAACCCCATCAAAAGTGAAAATATCAACTACCTCATGCGTGATGCCCTGATCGACTATTTTCGGGAACAGGGCAAAACCGGACAACCCATTAATCCCGTTTCTGATGGACGCATTAGCATCGAATAG
- a CDS encoding bifunctional metallophosphatase/5'-nucleotidase, whose protein sequence is MDALASNRRQFLKLLGTAAVVGSVTPDSLATAVGRSKWTSLTILHTNDVHSRLDPFPMDGSRNAGKGGVARRATLIQKIRSEQVDGRPRNVLLFDAGDIFQGTPYFNVYKGEPEILAMNRLGYDAGTIGNHDFDGGIDNMVTQFGKARFPMLIANYDFKNTVMDGMTTPYKVFEKDGIRIGVFGLGIKPEGLIPRDAYKETKYLDPIEIGNDTAAKLRSDKKCDYVVCLSHLGFKYTGEPTVSDNVLAAKTQHIDLIIGGHTHTFLDAPVAVNNLNGQPVWINQVGFAGINLGRIDLSFEKGKAVTSTGQSVEVK, encoded by the coding sequence ATGGACGCATTAGCATCGAATAGGCGCCAGTTTCTGAAATTATTAGGTACAGCCGCTGTTGTTGGCTCCGTTACGCCTGACAGTCTGGCCACAGCGGTTGGACGTAGTAAATGGACATCGCTGACCATTCTGCATACCAACGACGTACACAGTCGGCTGGATCCGTTTCCGATGGATGGGAGCCGGAATGCCGGCAAAGGCGGTGTTGCCCGACGGGCGACCCTTATCCAGAAAATCCGGAGTGAGCAAGTGGATGGCCGCCCTCGAAACGTGTTGCTGTTTGATGCGGGCGACATTTTTCAGGGAACACCATATTTTAACGTTTATAAGGGTGAACCCGAAATCCTGGCCATGAATAGACTTGGCTACGATGCAGGCACCATTGGCAACCACGATTTCGATGGCGGTATCGACAACATGGTCACGCAGTTTGGCAAGGCCCGTTTCCCCATGCTGATTGCCAACTACGATTTTAAAAATACCGTGATGGATGGCATGACAACGCCCTATAAAGTTTTCGAGAAAGACGGCATTCGCATTGGTGTGTTTGGGCTGGGAATCAAGCCCGAAGGCCTGATTCCGCGCGATGCCTACAAGGAGACGAAATACCTCGACCCGATTGAGATTGGCAACGACACGGCCGCCAAACTGCGCAGCGACAAGAAATGCGATTACGTCGTTTGCCTGTCGCATCTTGGGTTCAAATACACGGGCGAACCTACTGTTTCCGACAACGTCCTGGCCGCCAAAACGCAGCATATCGATCTGATCATTGGTGGTCACACCCATACGTTCCTGGATGCTCCGGTGGCGGTCAACAACCTCAACGGGCAACCCGTCTGGATCAACCAGGTTGGATTTGCGGGTATCAACCTCGGCCGAATCGATCTGTCCTTTGAGAAAGGCAAAGCCGTTACCAGCACCGGGCAGTCCGTAGAAGTGAAGTAA
- the xylA gene encoding xylose isomerase, with protein MSDVKLTLGEKTYFPSIEKPIAYEGRESDNPMAFKFYDANRLILGKPMKDIFRFATAYWHTFCGTGADPFGPGVKHFPWDENPDRLAAAHDKMDAAFEFITKIGMEFYCFHDVDVAPEGNSNAEFEKNFRAIVDYAKQKQAASGVKLLWGTANLFSHERYMNGASTNPDFHVLAHGGWQVKNAIDATIELGGAGYTFWGGREGYMSLLNTNMKREQEHLGKFLQISRDYARKQGFKGAFYIEPKPMEPTKHQYDFDAATVVGFLNRFGLQDDFELNIETNHATLANHTFAHELQVAADNNMLGSIDANRGDYQNGWDTDQFPVDVYELTEAMLVILEAGGLKSGGVNFDAKTRRNSTDLDDIFIAHIGGMDTFARAAIAAEAILAKSQYKKLRSERYASYDSGEGARFEKGELTLEDLRQYALTNGEPKQLSGKQELYEMIVNQYI; from the coding sequence ATGTCTGACGTTAAATTAACCCTCGGCGAGAAAACGTATTTTCCATCCATAGAGAAGCCCATTGCTTACGAAGGCCGCGAGTCCGATAACCCAATGGCGTTTAAATTCTACGATGCGAACCGGCTCATTTTGGGCAAACCCATGAAGGATATTTTCCGGTTCGCAACCGCCTACTGGCATACCTTCTGTGGCACCGGTGCCGACCCCTTTGGCCCTGGCGTTAAACACTTTCCGTGGGATGAGAACCCTGATCGGTTGGCAGCGGCTCATGATAAAATGGACGCAGCGTTCGAGTTTATCACGAAAATTGGCATGGAATTTTATTGCTTCCACGATGTCGATGTGGCACCAGAAGGGAACTCAAACGCCGAATTCGAGAAAAACTTCCGCGCCATTGTCGACTATGCCAAGCAGAAACAAGCCGCCAGTGGTGTAAAATTGTTATGGGGAACAGCCAATCTGTTCTCGCACGAGCGCTACATGAACGGCGCATCGACTAACCCGGATTTTCACGTACTGGCCCACGGCGGCTGGCAAGTAAAAAACGCCATTGATGCAACGATTGAGCTGGGTGGTGCTGGGTATACGTTCTGGGGAGGTCGCGAAGGGTACATGTCGCTGCTGAACACCAACATGAAGCGCGAACAGGAGCACTTAGGCAAATTCCTGCAAATCAGCCGTGATTACGCCCGCAAGCAAGGGTTCAAAGGAGCGTTCTATATTGAGCCGAAACCGATGGAGCCGACCAAACACCAGTACGACTTCGACGCGGCTACCGTCGTTGGCTTCCTGAATCGGTTTGGCTTGCAGGATGATTTTGAACTGAATATCGAAACAAACCACGCAACACTGGCCAATCACACGTTTGCGCATGAATTACAAGTGGCCGCCGATAACAACATGCTCGGCAGCATCGACGCAAACCGGGGTGATTACCAGAACGGCTGGGATACCGACCAGTTCCCGGTGGATGTATATGAATTGACCGAGGCTATGCTGGTCATTCTGGAAGCAGGTGGACTGAAATCAGGCGGGGTTAACTTCGATGCCAAAACGCGCCGGAACTCAACGGATCTGGACGATATTTTCATTGCGCACATCGGTGGTATGGACACCTTTGCCCGGGCCGCCATTGCCGCCGAAGCTATTCTGGCTAAATCGCAGTACAAGAAATTACGGTCTGAGCGGTATGCCAGCTACGATTCAGGCGAGGGTGCCCGCTTTGAGAAAGGCGAATTAACCCTTGAAGACCTGCGCCAGTACGCGTTGACCAACGGTGAGCCGAAGCAATTGAGCGGCAAACAGGAATTGTACGAAATGATTGTGAATCAGTACATTTAA
- a CDS encoding nuclear transport factor 2 family protein — translation MKTLLLLLASLSAFAQTSTDEAAVRTTIKLMFDGMRKGDSTQIKNTFLPGGSLQTIAKNKEGDVSVRTEDLNKFAASVVKYPAFTLDERLSAMDIKIDAELATAWTPYVFYLKDQKSHCGVNAFTLVKVNGNWKIQSIIDTRRKDNCPDLPKP, via the coding sequence ATGAAAACACTACTCCTTCTACTGGCTAGTCTTTCGGCTTTCGCGCAAACATCTACAGACGAAGCCGCCGTGCGCACAACCATCAAACTGATGTTCGATGGCATGCGTAAAGGTGACTCGACGCAGATTAAAAATACGTTTTTGCCTGGTGGCTCTCTACAGACTATCGCCAAGAATAAAGAAGGAGATGTGTCGGTACGCACCGAGGACCTGAACAAGTTTGCGGCTTCGGTGGTGAAGTATCCAGCCTTTACGCTTGACGAGCGTCTGTCCGCCATGGATATTAAAATCGATGCGGAGCTGGCTACGGCCTGGACGCCCTATGTCTTTTATTTGAAGGATCAGAAAAGCCATTGTGGTGTCAATGCCTTCACCCTTGTGAAAGTAAACGGCAACTGGAAAATTCAATCTATTATCGACACGCGCCGGAAAGACAATTGCCCGGATTTGCCAAAGCCTTAA
- a CDS encoding enoyl-CoA hydratase/isomerase family protein — translation MLYSPDQTAHLPADGFRYLLTSLSDHVLTITLNRPEKKNALHPPMLAELAFALAYAQYTTEVWLVVLAATGNTFCAGMDLKSLSTGDIEPISVPEPSGPVRLGELMASFHKPSIARVQGSVYAGGFLLVATSTYVVAAESATFSLPEVKRGLFPFQVLAVLLPIMPARTALDLCLRAKTLSASEALTLGLATTVVPANALDGAVVSLADELKQFSPTAMQFGLRAYQQLKDLPSSEQQAFLYNQFMQLQQTPDAKEGMAAFLEKRPPKWSGS, via the coding sequence ATGCTCTATTCGCCTGACCAAACTGCTCACCTGCCTGCTGACGGGTTCCGGTATTTGCTCACATCGCTCAGCGATCACGTGCTAACCATTACCTTAAACAGGCCCGAAAAAAAGAACGCGCTTCATCCGCCGATGCTCGCTGAATTGGCTTTTGCATTGGCATACGCGCAGTATACGACTGAGGTTTGGCTCGTGGTGCTGGCGGCTACGGGGAATACATTCTGTGCGGGAATGGATTTGAAAAGCCTGTCAACGGGCGATATTGAACCCATTTCGGTGCCTGAGCCATCGGGACCGGTTCGGCTGGGCGAGCTCATGGCCAGTTTTCACAAACCCAGTATTGCCCGCGTGCAGGGGTCGGTTTATGCTGGTGGTTTCCTGTTGGTAGCCACAAGCACATACGTCGTAGCGGCTGAGTCGGCTACGTTTAGCCTACCAGAAGTAAAACGGGGCTTGTTTCCTTTTCAGGTGCTAGCGGTGTTGCTCCCTATAATGCCCGCTCGCACCGCTCTTGATCTTTGCCTGCGGGCTAAAACGCTCTCTGCATCAGAAGCCTTGACGCTTGGCCTGGCAACAACCGTTGTGCCTGCCAACGCTTTAGACGGTGCCGTCGTCAGCTTGGCGGATGAGCTAAAACAGTTTTCACCTACGGCCATGCAGTTTGGTTTGCGCGCTTATCAACAACTAAAAGACCTGCCATCCAGTGAACAGCAGGCCTTTTTGTATAATCAGTTTATGCAGCTGCAGCAAACGCCCGATGCAAAAGAAGGCATGGCGGCTTTTCTGGAAAAACGCCCGCCGAAGTGGTCGGGAAGCTGA
- a CDS encoding T9SS type A sorting domain-containing protein, whose amino-acid sequence MKTTLTFYLILLSIQLSRASHLLGGYIQAKPAAGSALSQTITTVLYLDEIRGKPAADQAESIQICFGDGTTGIAYRQNRLYIADKSASISSYTIVHTYAGAGIFTLAVSLANRTIVKNSSNADQQLFSLETTISTTSPTVNQTPVPGFPSSGFHISSGKRTAILLTATDTDGDSLVYGLAKPLTNTRQDDCGYRPLIPYQFPNDLTQKGTFKINNRTGELVWDIPIELGYYSVAITISEYRTGLLLSQTIQEITLLVEDKPGTPDTIPPYEAAIEGAFTGLVTAIGEPVDANFQLITFPNPVDDRLQVVIQTSNPTLATVQLSDANGRKLHELTFNRLARQHEQVISLSSLAPGVYLIQAMVGERTLVRKVVKR is encoded by the coding sequence ATGAAAACTACGCTAACCTTCTACCTAATCTTACTGAGTATACAGCTTTCGCGGGCTTCGCATTTGCTTGGCGGTTACATCCAGGCAAAGCCTGCGGCCGGTTCAGCACTCAGTCAGACCATTACGACGGTGCTTTACTTAGACGAGATTCGGGGAAAGCCAGCTGCCGACCAGGCCGAGTCGATCCAGATTTGTTTTGGCGATGGAACTACGGGGATAGCTTATCGCCAAAACCGGTTATACATAGCGGACAAAAGTGCGAGTATTAGCAGCTACACCATCGTTCACACTTATGCGGGAGCAGGCATTTTTACGCTGGCCGTTTCATTGGCAAACAGAACCATCGTTAAAAATAGTAGCAATGCAGACCAACAGTTATTTAGCCTCGAAACCACCATTTCTACCACTTCGCCAACAGTCAATCAAACGCCAGTTCCTGGCTTTCCTTCGAGCGGTTTCCACATCAGCTCAGGAAAACGGACAGCGATTTTACTGACCGCAACTGATACCGATGGCGATAGTCTGGTATATGGCTTAGCCAAACCACTTACCAATACAAGGCAGGACGATTGTGGTTATCGGCCACTTATACCGTATCAATTCCCGAATGATTTAACCCAAAAAGGCACTTTCAAAATCAATAACCGCACGGGAGAACTAGTTTGGGACATCCCCATTGAACTAGGGTATTATAGCGTAGCCATCACCATCAGTGAATATCGGACGGGCCTTTTGCTTAGCCAGACAATTCAGGAAATCACCTTGCTCGTAGAGGACAAGCCCGGTACACCCGACACCATTCCACCTTATGAGGCTGCTATTGAAGGAGCGTTCACGGGCCTGGTAACGGCCATTGGAGAGCCTGTAGACGCTAATTTCCAACTCATTACCTTTCCAAACCCGGTAGATGACCGGTTGCAGGTGGTTATCCAGACAAGCAATCCGACACTAGCTACGGTGCAATTAAGCGATGCCAACGGCCGCAAACTTCACGAATTAACGTTTAATCGGCTGGCTCGCCAGCACGAACAAGTCATCAGCCTGAGTAGCCTGGCACCGGGTGTCTACTTAATTCAGGCGATGGTTGGCGAACGAACCCTGGTGCGAAAGGTGGTAAAAAGATGA
- a CDS encoding radical SAM protein, with protein MRLVSHPVLCNYYLTYRCNATCSFCDIWERPSPYVTLDNARQNLRDLKKLGVRVVDFTGGEPLLHRQLPELLQEAKRLGLITTVTTNGLLYPKQAERLRGLVDMLHFSLDSPIAEEHDASRGVKCFDKVMESIAIARSLGERPDILFTVFEHNVDKIKRMHETICLPNDLVLILNPVFEYNAVETGDRFSEDALAKMSWWGKQKKVYLNDAFIQLRRDGGNHIEDPICRAASTTIVLSPENKLILPCYHLGIKDFAVEDNLYALYRSAEVQKLVALEGRLPACEGCAINCYMQPSFAVEVNKYFWSALPSTLKYNWVKGTWKQLF; from the coding sequence ATGCGCCTTGTCTCCCATCCTGTTCTGTGCAATTACTACCTTACATATCGTTGCAATGCGACCTGTAGTTTTTGCGATATATGGGAGCGCCCCTCGCCGTATGTAACGCTCGATAATGCTCGGCAAAACCTACGGGATCTTAAAAAGCTGGGTGTCCGAGTGGTCGATTTTACGGGGGGCGAACCGTTGCTCCACCGCCAATTGCCCGAATTGCTTCAGGAAGCCAAGCGGCTTGGTCTGATTACGACTGTTACCACCAACGGCCTTCTCTACCCAAAACAGGCTGAACGGCTGCGCGGCCTGGTCGACATGCTCCACTTTTCGCTCGATTCGCCCATTGCCGAAGAGCACGATGCTTCACGGGGGGTAAAATGCTTCGATAAGGTAATGGAATCCATCGCCATTGCTCGTAGCCTTGGCGAACGACCGGATATTCTGTTCACGGTTTTCGAACACAATGTGGACAAAATCAAACGGATGCACGAGACCATTTGCCTTCCCAACGACCTCGTACTGATTCTTAATCCGGTATTCGAGTATAATGCTGTTGAAACGGGCGACCGCTTTTCGGAGGACGCTCTGGCGAAGATGTCGTGGTGGGGCAAGCAAAAAAAAGTGTACCTGAACGATGCCTTCATTCAGCTACGGCGCGATGGGGGTAATCACATTGAAGACCCCATTTGTCGCGCGGCCAGTACAACCATTGTTCTTTCTCCTGAAAACAAGCTCATTTTGCCCTGCTATCATTTAGGGATAAAAGACTTCGCTGTTGAGGACAACCTGTATGCGCTTTATCGCTCCGCAGAAGTACAGAAACTGGTAGCCTTGGAGGGACGTTTGCCCGCTTGTGAGGGCTGTGCCATCAACTGCTACATGCAGCCTTCCTTTGCCGTCGAGGTGAACAAATACTTCTGGAGTGCCCTCCCCAGTACGCTCAAATATAACTGGGTCAAAGGCACTTGGAAGCAGTTGTTTTAG